One Actinomadura viridis genomic region harbors:
- a CDS encoding aminoglycoside phosphotransferase family protein, translating into MADSEIEITADLVHELLQEQHPDLAGLALREVAGGWDNQQWRLGDELAVRMPRTERAPDLQRKERRWLPVLAPRLPLPVPNPVRIGEPSARFPKPWTVMTWVPGEPLDHASISRGDHAADTLAGFLRALHVEAPAEAPISSDRGAHPGKCTDGFDHFFHAVVPDGIADDVRAVWDDAVAAPEWEGPPVWVHGDLHPANVIVSDGTLSGVVDFGDMFAGDPAWDLAAAWVVLPAGGAARFFEVYGHADEATIRRARGLAALKSLILMLIGQNGDRGIPGGKPTWGPAGRAALDRVLRGVLL; encoded by the coding sequence ATGGCCGACTCCGAGATCGAGATCACCGCAGACCTGGTCCATGAGTTGCTGCAGGAGCAGCATCCGGACCTTGCGGGGCTGGCCCTGCGCGAGGTGGCGGGCGGGTGGGACAATCAGCAGTGGCGCCTTGGGGACGAGCTGGCCGTGCGCATGCCGCGTACGGAGCGTGCCCCCGACCTGCAGCGCAAGGAGCGCCGGTGGTTGCCCGTCCTGGCCCCGCGCCTGCCGCTCCCGGTCCCGAATCCTGTACGGATCGGTGAGCCGTCCGCGCGTTTCCCGAAGCCCTGGACCGTCATGACGTGGGTTCCCGGCGAGCCACTGGACCACGCCTCGATCAGCCGCGGCGACCACGCGGCCGACACTCTGGCGGGTTTCCTCAGGGCGCTGCACGTGGAGGCGCCCGCCGAGGCGCCGATCAGTTCGGACCGCGGCGCTCACCCCGGCAAGTGCACGGACGGCTTCGACCACTTCTTTCACGCCGTCGTACCCGACGGGATCGCCGACGATGTCCGGGCCGTCTGGGATGACGCCGTTGCGGCGCCCGAGTGGGAGGGGCCGCCGGTTTGGGTGCACGGTGACCTTCATCCCGCGAATGTCATCGTCTCGGACGGGACGCTCTCGGGCGTGGTCGACTTCGGTGACATGTTCGCCGGTGATCCGGCGTGGGACCTCGCGGCCGCATGGGTGGTCCTTCCCGCGGGCGGCGCCGCACGCTTCTTCGAGGTATACGGGCATGCGGACGAGGCGACGATCCGGCGCGCCCGCGGCCTCGCTGCTCTGAAGAGCCTGATCCTCATGCTGATAGGCCAGAACGGAGACCGAGGCATTCCTGGCGGCAAGCCGACCTGGGGACCCGCAGGCCGGGCAGCGCTCGATCGCGTTCTGAGAGGCGTCCTGCTGTAG